From the genome of Faecalibacterium prausnitzii:
ATTTTTGTGCTTCCTGCCACCGGCGCACCTCATTTTGCAGAAAGAGCCGCTGGATCTCCAGATAATCCGCATAGCAGTTTTTATCCAGCCCCCGGTGTTTCACTTCGGCGATGACCGCCGCGTTGTCCTCAAAGCAGACATGCAGCTGCGAGTCATGCGCTTGCAGATAGCGGGCCGCTGTGGTTTTCCCTACCGCCATGCAGCCCTGCAAGGATAAAATCATTGCTCTTCCCCTCCTTCGCTTCCCAGTATAGCACGAGATGCCTTGGCACACAACACAGTTATCCGGGAATGTGCATCCAGCGGTCAAAAAGTTACAAAGTGGTACGGTTATCCCGGTCTATTCTGACTTGTTTCCGGGAATTTCTGAAACAAATCATGGTTTTGACGTGGTTGCAAATCAAACTGCACAACGCCGAACCGATTCTTTATACACATTTTACGAAATCGCTCCAACATGATTGATTTTTTGAACAAAATGTGCCATACTATAGCCACTGGAAACGTTCCCGACAACGTTCCCGATGGTTTTACAGAAAGTGAGGAGATGCGCCATGACGATCAAGGACATCGCCCGCATCAGCGGCTGTTCCGTCAGCACCATCTCCCGTGTCATCAACGACCGGCCCGATGTACGGCCGGAAACGAAAGAACACGTTCTGAAGGTCATGCGGGAAGCGGGGTTCACCCCCAACACCAACGCGCGGCAGCTGAAGATCCAGCAGTCCCGCAGTCTGGTGTTCATCGTCAAGGGCACACGCAACCTCTTCTTCTCCGACTTTCTCGTGCAATTGCAGCGGGCCGCGACTCTGTATGGATACAACGGCATCGTCTCCTACCTGGACGAGAACGCCAACGAGATCGACGCCGCCGAAAAGATCCTGCGGGAGATCAAGCCCAAGGGCATTATCTTCCTGGGCGGCAGCGTGAGCAACTTCCAGAATGGATTTTCCAACATCACCGTCCCTTCGGTGCTGGCCACCCTCGTTTCCCACGACCTGAGCTTCCCCAATCTGTCGATGGTCGGCGTGGACGACCGGGCGGCTGCCCGCACTGCGGTCGCCCACCTCATTGCACAGGGGCACAGCAAGATCGCTGTGCTGGGCGGCCCGGCCACAAGTTTCCCCAGCCGGATGCGCCGTTTGGGCGCACAGGACGCCATGGAGGATGCGGGCCTCGTCTTCGACAACAAGCTCTACGGCCTGTCGAACTACGATTTCGAGTCCGCATATCACGCCATGAACAGCCTGCTGGCCCGCCGGGCCGAGTTCACCGCCCTGTTCGCGATGAGCGACGTCATCGCCTTTGGTGCCATCCGGGCGCTGGTCAGCGCCGGGCTCCGCGTGCCGGAGGACGTCTCCGTCATCGGCTTCGACGGCATCACGATGTCCCGCTACTGTGTGCCTGTGATGACCACCATCGTCCAGCCCAGCGAGCAGATCGCGCTGCAGAGCATCGAGCTTCTGATCCGGCAGATCGAGCACGGTGCCTCGGCCCGGACCGTGACCCTGCAGCCGGAGCTGCAGCAGGGCGAAAGCGTCTGCCCCTGCCGCCGCCGGTTTGAATCCGTTTAACTCCGCCCATCGGGGCGGTGCGATAGATAAGCAATCAATAAGAAGGAGAACACACTATGAAAAAGATGATCACTCGTCGTAATTTTCTGAAGGCCGCTGGCGTTTCTGCCGCTGCCCTGGGTCTGGCTGCCTGCGGCGGCTCTTCCAGCTCCACCGCTTCCTCCACTGCCAGTTCTACCGCTGCTTCCGCCAGCGCATCCGCTTCCGGTGCAAGCGGCAAAGTCTACTACCTGAACTTCAAGCCGGAGCAGGATCAGGCCTGGCAGGATCTGGCTGCTGCCTACACCAAGGAGACCGGCGTACCTGTCACCGTCGTGACCGCAGCTTCCGGCCAGTATGAGACCACCCTGATGAGCGAGATGGAGAAGAGCGAGGCTCCCACCCTGTTCCAGGTCAACGGCCCCGTCGGTCTGGCCAACTGGAAGGATTACTGCTACGACCTGTCCGGCAGCAAGCTGTACGGCGAACTGACCAGCGACTCCTTCGCACTGAAGGACGGCGACGCCGTCACCAGCATCGCCTACGTCATCGAGACCTACGGCATCATCTACAACAAGGAGCTTCTGACCGCCGCTGGCTACACCCAGGACGACATCAAGGGCTTTGACGACCTGAAGAAGGTCGCAGACGACATCCAGGCCCGCAAGGCTGAGCTGGGCGTCGATGGTGCTTTCACCTCCGCCGGCATGGACGGTTCTTCCGACTGGCGTTTCAAGACCCATCTGGCCAACCTGCCCATCTACTACGAGTACAAGGCAGACGGCATCGGCTCCACCGACGCCATCAAGGGCACCTATCTGGACAACTACAAGCAGATCTGGGACCTGTACATCACCGACTCCACCTGCGACCCGAAGCTGCTGGCTTCCAAGACCGGCAACGACGCTGTGGCTGAGTTCGTGGGCAAGAAGGCTGTCTTCTATCAGAACGGCACTTGGGCTTACAGCGATGTCTCCTCTCTGGGCGACGACAACCTCGGCATGCTGCCCATCTACATCGGCGTGGACGGCGAAGAGAACCAGGGCCTGTGCACCGGTTCCGAGAACTACTGGTGCGTGAACAACACTGCATCCGATGAGGACATCCAGGCAACGCTGGACTTCCTGTACTGGTGCGTCACCTCCGAGACCGGCACTTCTGCTATGGCAGACGACATGGGCTTCGTCATCCCCTTCAAGGCTGCCAAGGATTCCACCAACCCGCTGATCGCCATTGCAAACGACTACGTCGCTGATGGCAAGACCAGTGTGGACTGGTGCTTCTCCACCATGCCTTCCGAGGAGTGGAAGAACGGCGTCGGCAGCGCATTGACTGCTTATGCTGCAGGCACCGGCGACTGGAACGCTGTGGTCACTGCCTTCGTCGATGGCTGGGCCAAGGAGTACAAGCTGGCAAACGGCTAATGCCGCAGAGCGTTTTTAACAGCTGACAAATACGGGAGGCGGGCGAGCGGTTCGCCCGCCTCCTTCTTTTTTGGATTTGGAGGTATATCATGCAAAAGGCCATCAGCAAATATTGGCCGGTGTTCGTGCTGCCTACCCTCATCGCGTTCATCATCGGCTTCATCTGGCCCTTCATCTGGGGCATCTACCTGTCCTTCCAGCGGTTCACCACCGTGTCGAAGACCAC
Proteins encoded in this window:
- a CDS encoding LacI family DNA-binding transcriptional regulator encodes the protein MTIKDIARISGCSVSTISRVINDRPDVRPETKEHVLKVMREAGFTPNTNARQLKIQQSRSLVFIVKGTRNLFFSDFLVQLQRAATLYGYNGIVSYLDENANEIDAAEKILREIKPKGIIFLGGSVSNFQNGFSNITVPSVLATLVSHDLSFPNLSMVGVDDRAAARTAVAHLIAQGHSKIAVLGGPATSFPSRMRRLGAQDAMEDAGLVFDNKLYGLSNYDFESAYHAMNSLLARRAEFTALFAMSDVIAFGAIRALVSAGLRVPEDVSVIGFDGITMSRYCVPVMTTIVQPSEQIALQSIELLIRQIEHGASARTVTLQPELQQGESVCPCRRRFESV
- a CDS encoding ABC transporter substrate-binding protein translates to MKKMITRRNFLKAAGVSAAALGLAACGGSSSSTASSTASSTAASASASASGASGKVYYLNFKPEQDQAWQDLAAAYTKETGVPVTVVTAASGQYETTLMSEMEKSEAPTLFQVNGPVGLANWKDYCYDLSGSKLYGELTSDSFALKDGDAVTSIAYVIETYGIIYNKELLTAAGYTQDDIKGFDDLKKVADDIQARKAELGVDGAFTSAGMDGSSDWRFKTHLANLPIYYEYKADGIGSTDAIKGTYLDNYKQIWDLYITDSTCDPKLLASKTGNDAVAEFVGKKAVFYQNGTWAYSDVSSLGDDNLGMLPIYIGVDGEENQGLCTGSENYWCVNNTASDEDIQATLDFLYWCVTSETGTSAMADDMGFVIPFKAAKDSTNPLIAIANDYVADGKTSVDWCFSTMPSEEWKNGVGSALTAYAAGTGDWNAVVTAFVDGWAKEYKLANG